The Desulfurellaceae bacterium nucleotide sequence GATTGAGCGCAACACGCCCTGGGTCTGGAGGCTGTCGCCCATATACCGGTAGCGATAATTCCAGGCTGCCTTGACCCCGGCCTGCGGGTCGGACACGTCCAGAATCGGGAAGGGTTGGCCGGCCGTATAGTTCTCAAGCCTGCCGTCCGCGCCGAGCTGGACCTGACCGACGTTGTCCGCCGAGGCGGCCACATAGCCGGCAAACAGGGGCGTGTCGGTGGTTTCCTGGACGCGAATCTCAAAGTCACCGGCCTGCACCACCCGCAAGATCTCGGGCGGCAGAACCGTTTCGGCGACCTGGGCGTTGTCCTGGGTGATCGTCATGCCCGGCGTGATCCCCTCGACCTGGGGCGTGACCTCGCGGTAGGGATAAAAAATGTCCCGCAGCTCGGCCGGAATATCCGCCTGCTGGGCGTGGCTGCCGACAGCGGCAAAGGCCAGGCTGCACACCGCGACAAGACTCATCAGGGACCGAGCCCGTGTGGACCGCATGATCGTTTCCTCCTTGGATCACTGGTCTTCTTTGGCCCTCACTTGCCGCGGCGGACCATTTCCTTGACCGTGAAACGTCTCGGCTTGATCGGTTGGTTGACCAGAAACTCATCGGCCGACCAGACTGCGGCCGAGTTGCTCTTATAGTCCACCCAGCTGTTACCCAAATGCAGCGGAGCGCCCGCAGCGTGCTGGTTGTCGGGGTCGAACTCGGGACGGCCGAACGAGTGGAACAGGGTCCGCCAGTGCTGGCCCTGCCGGTCGTAGACAAAGGCGAGCAGAATGGAAAAGGTCTGCCGATCAAAATAGAAGCGCCGTTTGCCGTAAGGATGGCCCGCATCCTTGGGCGTGGCGTCGACGATGACGATCCGGCGCAACTCCCAGGCGCCCTGCGGATACCAGCCGTTTTTGTCGGCATAGTCGGGCGGCGTACCCTCCAGAAAGCCGGGCACCAGGGCGACCCGCTCGCCGACCAAGGCCCAGTCATGATCCCGGATATAGCCGTTGAAACCCGAGTGGTCCTCAACCAGAAAGTTCAGGCCAAAAGAGGTCTCGTACAGGTTGACGACCACACTCCGCGTCCGGCGGCTCTGGGGATCGTACACCCAGCCCTTCTGGTCGGCCGTGTCGTCCGCGTAGTGCAGGCTGAGGCGCTGGGCTCCTTCGAGATCCTGGGGTGACAGGACGATGGAGTGCTCCCGGT carries:
- a CDS encoding DUF1329 domain-containing protein, producing MRATKAWIAVMTMGLFLLAGTGAEAQNGTSDALAGFHPYREGKPQAEGISPGMTINQDNVGLAEKVLAPEIVRIVQAGDFSITVQDTTDFPALEDYIQASVQHAGSVQLGADGQLSGYVAGLPFPVLDPADPQAGVKAAWNFRYRYLGDTVLTQGMLRSINNSGNTERGVDTLYVRRYGMHRLKAEDNVPEWEKEGTWYREHSIVLSPQDLEGAQRLSLHYADDTADQKGWVYDPQSRRTRSVVVNLYETSFGLNFLVEDHSGFNGYIRDHDWALVGERVALVPGFLEGTPPDYADKNGWYPQGAWELRRIVIVDATPKDAGHPYGKRRFYFDRQTFSILLAFVYDRQGQHWRTLFHSFGRPEFDPDNQHAAGAPLHLGNSWVDYKSNSAAVWSADEFLVNQPIKPRRFTVKEMVRRGK